The following proteins are encoded in a genomic region of Synechococcus sp. CBW1002:
- a CDS encoding DoxX family protein, translating into MRAQPSGLSLLNRIARVLLCLVFIHAVIGKLTGFTGVAGAIAAKGLPLAPLLLGIAMALMAVGSVLVISGWKARLGAVLLLVFLVPTTLLFHADVNDSGERIQLLKNLAIMGGLLLVADQHNKA; encoded by the coding sequence ATGCGTGCGCAGCCATCGGGTCTCTCCCTGCTGAACCGAATCGCGCGGGTGCTGCTGTGCCTGGTGTTCATCCATGCGGTGATCGGCAAGCTGACGGGCTTCACCGGCGTGGCTGGTGCCATTGCCGCCAAGGGATTGCCGCTGGCACCGTTGTTGCTGGGGATCGCCATGGCCTTGATGGCCGTAGGCTCAGTGCTGGTGATTAGTGGCTGGAAAGCACGACTGGGAGCGGTGCTGCTGCTGGTGTTTCTTGTACCCACCACGCTGCTCTTCCACGCTGATGTGAATGACAGCGGCGAGAGGATTCAGCTGCTCAAGAACCTGGCGATCATGGGTGGTCTTCTGCTGGTGGCTGATCAGCACAACAAGGCCTGA
- a CDS encoding chlorophyll a/b-binding protein: MTDSSTRFGFVAFAETWNGRLAMLGFVIGLGTELLTGQGILSQIGLG, translated from the coding sequence ATGACTGACTCTTCGACCCGCTTCGGCTTTGTGGCCTTCGCCGAGACCTGGAACGGCCGCCTGGCCATGCTCGGTTTCGTGATCGGCCTGGGCACCGAGCTGCTCACCGGCCAGGGCATCCTGTCCCAGATCGGTCTGGGTTGA
- a CDS encoding serine hydrolase — MQASEAAAADSPQAAAILRIVRNRMAVDHLRAVIVRVTIDGKEVVTEAMGESITGVPATEGMHFRNGAVAISYVATLLLQLVDEHKVRLDDKLSTWLPDIPNADRVTLGQLAQMTSGYRDYVIGNDAFVQALLENPFRQFSVQDLLSYANLQTLWYEPGTSWNYAHTNYVLLGLALERITGKTMPVLMQERIFGPLNIRNTRDPGGTPVIAPPVLHAFSSERRQALGIAPGTRFYEESTYWNPSWTLSRGAVQYTTIHDMATSAEAIGTGRLLSPETHRQQISPKLRGFGKPIEGCATCATLNDFYTYGIGIVLSGPWLLQNPLFSGQAGVMAYLPSQKIAIAVAVTFDEQAFDSSGAYRNSADDIFRAIGAYLAPEERPPIRPSSR, encoded by the coding sequence ATGCAGGCCAGCGAGGCAGCCGCGGCGGATTCGCCCCAGGCGGCCGCCATCCTTCGGATCGTTCGCAACCGTATGGCTGTTGATCACCTGCGGGCGGTGATTGTGCGCGTCACGATCGACGGCAAGGAGGTTGTCACCGAGGCGATGGGCGAGTCGATCACGGGCGTGCCCGCCACGGAGGGCATGCATTTCCGCAACGGTGCGGTCGCCATCTCCTACGTGGCGACGCTGCTGCTGCAACTGGTCGACGAGCACAAGGTGCGTCTCGACGACAAGCTCTCGACCTGGCTGCCGGACATCCCGAATGCGGATCGGGTCACGCTTGGTCAGCTCGCCCAGATGACCTCCGGCTACCGCGACTACGTGATCGGCAACGACGCGTTCGTCCAGGCTCTGCTCGAAAACCCGTTCCGTCAGTTTTCGGTACAGGATCTGCTCTCCTACGCGAACCTTCAGACGCTCTGGTACGAGCCCGGAACGAGCTGGAATTACGCGCACACGAATTACGTTCTCCTCGGTCTGGCGCTGGAGAGAATCACGGGCAAGACCATGCCCGTGCTGATGCAGGAGCGGATCTTCGGACCCCTGAACATCCGTAACACCCGGGATCCCGGCGGCACGCCCGTGATCGCGCCGCCGGTGCTTCACGCCTTCTCGTCGGAACGGCGCCAGGCCCTCGGCATCGCCCCAGGAACGCGCTTCTACGAGGAGTCGACCTACTGGAACCCGTCGTGGACGCTCAGCCGCGGCGCAGTCCAGTACACCACCATCCACGACATGGCGACGTCCGCCGAGGCGATCGGGACGGGTCGGCTGTTGTCGCCGGAGACCCACAGGCAGCAGATCTCTCCGAAGCTTCGGGGCTTCGGCAAGCCGATCGAGGGCTGTGCGACCTGCGCCACCCTCAACGACTTCTACACCTATGGGATCGGGATCGTCCTCTCAGGCCCCTGGCTGCTGCAGAACCCGCTGTTCTCTGGACAGGCCGGGGTGATGGCCTACCTGCCCTCGCAGAAGATCGCGATTGCGGTGGCGGTCACCTTCGACGAACAGGCCTTCGACTCCAGCGGTGCGTACCGCAACTCAGCTGATGACATCTTTCGCGCGATCGGCGCCTACCTGGCGCCGGAGGAACGCCCGCCCATCAGGCCCAGCAGCCGGTAG
- a CDS encoding thermonuclease family protein, with protein sequence MPDIQTVAMARILLPLPGLLGLVTLLMPLAGAQTAQPPISRATVLSIGDGDTIRVKQAGRLITVRLACIDAPELDQSPYGPQARRYLQMRLPIGTPVALAVKATDRYGRTVAEVIGAINLGLALVEDGQAFAYRKYLGQCDSKEYLDAEYRASRHRHGVWQVPGGITRPWVFRRKGSF encoded by the coding sequence ATGCCTGACATCCAGACTGTGGCGATGGCCCGCATCCTTCTTCCACTGCCTGGCCTTCTGGGGTTGGTCACCCTGTTGATGCCGTTGGCCGGCGCCCAGACGGCTCAGCCCCCGATCAGTCGTGCCACGGTGCTCTCGATCGGCGATGGCGACACGATCCGTGTCAAGCAGGCCGGCCGGCTGATCACGGTGCGGCTGGCCTGCATCGATGCACCGGAGTTGGATCAGAGCCCCTACGGCCCTCAGGCCCGCCGGTACCTGCAGATGCGTCTGCCGATCGGCACGCCGGTGGCGCTGGCGGTGAAAGCAACTGACCGCTACGGCCGCACCGTGGCCGAAGTGATCGGCGCGATCAACCTGGGTCTGGCGCTGGTGGAAGACGGCCAGGCCTTCGCGTACCGCAAGTACCTGGGCCAGTGCGACTCCAAGGAGTATCTCGACGCTGAGTACCGGGCCTCCCGGCATCGTCATGGTGTGTGGCAGGTGCCTGGAGGGATCACCAGGCCCTGGGTGTTCAGACGGAAGGGATCGTTTTAA